A stretch of Larus michahellis chromosome Z, bLarMic1.1, whole genome shotgun sequence DNA encodes these proteins:
- the RPS23 gene encoding small ribosomal subunit protein uS12 codes for MGKCRGLRTARKLRSHRRDQKWHDKQYKKAHLGTALKANPFGGASHAKGIVLEKVGVEAKQPNSAIRKCVRVQLIKNGKKITAFVPNDGCLNFIEENDEVLVAGFGRKGHAVGDIPGVRFKVVKVANVSLLALYKGKKERPRS; via the exons ATGG GGAAGTGCCGAGGGCTCCGCACCGCCCGCAAGCTCCGCAGCCACCGCCGTGACCAGAAGTGGCACGACAAGCAGTACAAGAAGGCCCACCTGGGCACGGCGCTGAAGGCCAACCCCTTCGGCGGCGCCTCCCACGCCAAGGGGATCGTCCTGGAGAAAGT TGGAGTAGAAGCTAAACAGCCCAACTCTGCCATCAGGAAATGCGTCAGAGTCCAGCTGATTAAAAACggcaaaaaaataacagcttttgttCCCAACGATGGTTGCCTGAACTTCATTGAG GAAAACGACGAAGTTCTGGTTGCTGGTTTTGGTCGCAAGGGTCATGCTGTTGGTGACATTCCTGGAGTTCGCTTCAAGGTTGTCAAAGTAGCCAACGTTTCTCTGTTGGCCTTGTACAAGGGCAAGAAGGAGAGACCAAGATCATAA